One region of Purpureocillium takamizusanense chromosome 4, complete sequence genomic DNA includes:
- a CDS encoding uncharacterized protein (EggNog:ENOG503PN9E), whose product MGGKIDCYIDISSFYSYLAFFYLVSNLETLRGHGVEVEFHPVFAGVVQSNADNTPPWAVSKQKRDYLADYETGRAKAAFGKPEIVLPEDLRELLELGWTQKACRALLYIKDHHPRHAYHTTWHYLFHSFWTATPRRNLRDEAVLAEVLAQVPADFAGASTITTIGQHCRDDAPSSSSSPSSSVSSTSITTAADAATTLFTPDDVAAIMANQRSDTYKTMLKHASQAVNAAGAFGVPWMIVRNDKNENKAARSEPFFGSDRFHQIFQFLDLPVRSFELLPSRDGPRGGKDGAKL is encoded by the exons ATGGGAGGCAAGATAGACTGCTACATCGACATCT CCTCCTTCTACAGCTACCTGGCCTTCTTCTACCTCGTCAGCAACCTGGAGACGCTCAGGGGGCATGGCGTAGAGGTCGA GTTCCACCCTGTGTTCGCGGGAGTGGTGCAATCCAACGCAG ACAACACGCCGCCCTGGGCCGTGAGCAAGCAGAAGCGCGACTACCTCGCCGACTACGAGACGGGCCGCGCCAAGGCCGCGTTTGGCAAGCCGGAGATTGTCCTGCCGGAGGACCTGAGGGAGCTTCTGGAGCTCGGGTGGACGCAAAAG GCCTGCCGCGCCCTCCTCTACATCAAGGACCACCACCCGCGCCACGCCTACCACACAACCTGGCACTACCTCTTCCACTCCTtctggacggcgacgccccgTCGAAAcctccgcgacgaggccgtgctggccgaggtgcTCGCGCAGGTGCCCGCCGACTTTGCCGGAGCGAGCACCATTACCACCATCGGACAACATTGTCGTGACGATGCcccctcatcgtcatcgtcgccctcctcctccgtctcaTCGACTTCCATCACCACGGCGGCAGATGCGGCGACAACACTCTTCACACCCGACGACGTAGcagccatcatggccaaccAGCGCAGCGACACGTACAAGACCATGCTCAAGCACGCCTCCCAGGCCGtcaacgcggccggcgcgttCGGCGTGCCCTGGATGATCGTCCGGAACGACAAAAACGAAAAcaaggcggcgcgcagcgAGCCGTTCTTTGGGAGCGACAG GTTCCATCAGATCTTCCAATTCCTCGACCTTCCCGTGCGCAGCTTCGAACTGCTCCCGTCGAGGGAcgggcctcgcggcggcaaAGACGGCGCAAAACTCTAG
- a CDS encoding uncharacterized protein (COG:O~EggNog:ENOG503P3MW~TransMembrane:3 (i115-141o172-191i428-450o)), with product MASQVPTTLADAPALPPGAVQALATPRPPDAPRRCFICLTDEEPSDPPGSWVDPCPCTLEAHQDCMLSWVTDCERSNKPLQCPVCKSAIELEGPWDLVVAASDAVQRRFTRASPFLLFTGVSMGVQFSLQMYGALALWTFAGKDSLMRFMLGPDMIIDGRTSGNARFIKERIWNALVMMNIAPTLLFSKLLPGLSNKIFLPAASLYGMYHVMHEDDFMTWPPSPQLAVAIFPYIRSVYFNLWKEFVLPYETKLNRQLLGLPPLQEGQNLPQGQNPDQQAANNRQRNAQDRNADGGLVGLLQAVLDALDPDDEPEHLAGANDINRIEALHEGVDALDDEQGGEIMVELRIEEVELDENGDPLVQELPPHPFEDEEPEPHPGAWGEDAPLHAEHEQAEPAALGGAQDDQDQDQGGHEVPQPPPRRMGLSALLSSVSNAIVGALIMPGISYAMGEALRLVLPKAWTSVGPRNPWSRYGMVGRPGLLQQQWGRSLVGGCLYVVLKDAVRVYTKSRRVAAMGNRRVKNVDRRRRDK from the exons aTGGCATCGCAGGTACCGACAACGCTCGCCGATGCgccagcgctgccgcccggcgccgtgcaggccctcgccaCGCCGCGACCTCccgacgcgccgcggcgatgcTTCATCTGCCTGACCGACGAGGAACCCTCGGACCCCCCCGGCTCCTGGGTCGACCCGTGTCCCTGCACGCTCGAGGCGCACCAGGACTGCATGCTCTCGTGGGTCACCGACTGTGAGCGCTCCAACAAGCCGCTGCAGTGCCCCGTCTGCAAGTCCGCCATTGAGCTCGAGGGGCCCTgggacctcgtcgtcgcagcctccgacgccgtccagcgccgcTTCACCCGCGCCAGCCCCTTCCTGCTCTTCACCGGCGTCTCCATGGGCGTCCAGTTCAGTCTGCAGATGtacggcgccctcgccctgtGGACCTTTGCCGGCAAGGACAGCCTCATGCGCTTCATGCTCGGGCCCGATATGATTATTGACGGTCGCACATCGGGCAATGCCCGTTTCATCAAGGAGCGCATATGGAACGCCCTCGTCATGATGAACATAGCCCCCACCCTGCTCTTTTCCAAGCTGCTCCCCGGCCTGAGCAACAAGATCTTCCTTCCAGCTGCTTCCCTG TACGGCATGTATCATGTCATGCACGAAGACGACTTCATgacatggccgccctcgccgcagctcgccgtggccatATTCCCATATATCCGCTCCGTCTACTTCAACTTGTGGAAGGAGTTTGTACTGCCGTACGAGACGAAGCTTAATaggcagctcctcggcttGCCTCCGCTCCAGGAAGGACAAAATCTGCCCCAGGGCCAGAACCCCGAccagcaggccgccaacAACCGGCAGCGCAACGCGCAGGACCGCAACGCCGATGGGGGCCTAGTTGGCCTCCTGCAGGCTGTCCTCGACGCTCTAGATCCCGATGACGAGCCAGAGCACCTGGCAGGCGCCAACGACATCAACCGCATCGAAGCTTTGCATGAGGGCGTTGACGCGCTCGATGACGAGCAAGGGGGCGAGATCATGGTCGAGTTGCGGATCGAAGAGGTTGAGCTGGACGAGAACGGCGACCCGCTGGTgcaggagctgccgccgcatccgTTCGAAGACGAAGAGCCTGAGCCTCACCCGGGCGCCTGGGGCGAAGACGCTCCGCTTCATGCCGAGCATGAACAGGCCGAGCCGGCAgccttgggcggcgcccaagacGACCAGGATCAGGACCAGGGCGGTCACGAGGTGCcccaaccgccgccacgcaggATGGGTCTCTCCGCCCTTCTGTCCAGCGTGTccaacgccatcgtcggcgcgctcATAATGCCGGGCATCTCATACGCCATGGGCGAGGCGCTACGTCTCGTGCTGCCCAAGGCGTGGACGAGCGTGGGCCCGCGCAACCCGTGGTCGCGGTACGGCATggtgggccggccgggcctgctgcagcagcaatggGGACGAAGCCTGGTGGGCGGGTGTCTCTACGTCGTGCTCAAGGATGCGGTGCGCGTGTACACAAAGTCGCGCCgggtggcggccatgggaAACCGCCGGGTGAAGAATGTCGACCGCCGACGGAGGGACAAGTGA